The Arthrobacter sp. NicSoilC5 genome has a window encoding:
- a CDS encoding SLC13 family permease: MKQFAWLRAARSYLLPGATLAAGVATLASGVLPFPAFGELASRTIPILAFVLAMSLVTELVDEAGLFRVVTDRLAALGRGRVFLLWLLVVAVAAVSTVFLSLDTTAVLVTPVVVLLAVHARIPPLPFALTSIWLANTASLLLPVSNLTNLLAQDRLGLSPWRFAGLVWAPALVGLLVPLALLWLAFRRDLRGTYRPQPAHPVRDRTLLKAAGITLVVLLPALVSGLPVQYPALAAAAVLVAVFLRRRPSALRWSMVPWRPLMLTVGLFMLMEALHAHGLTTLLAGVAGTGDSLPALLQLAGLGAGAANAANNLPAYLALEPVAGSPARLAALLIGVNLGPLVTPWASLATLLWHERLRVLNVPIRWGGFAAAGLVAAALTVPLAVLALWAVSGMP, from the coding sequence GTGAAGCAGTTCGCATGGCTGAGAGCCGCCCGAAGTTACCTGCTGCCCGGCGCAACCCTGGCAGCGGGCGTGGCCACCCTGGCATCCGGGGTGCTGCCCTTTCCCGCCTTCGGGGAGCTGGCGTCCCGGACCATTCCCATCCTGGCCTTCGTGCTGGCCATGTCCCTGGTCACCGAACTGGTGGACGAGGCAGGGCTGTTCCGGGTGGTGACGGACCGCCTGGCCGCCCTGGGCCGGGGCCGCGTCTTCCTGCTGTGGCTCCTGGTGGTGGCAGTGGCTGCGGTGTCCACGGTGTTCCTGTCCCTGGACACGACGGCGGTGCTGGTCACACCCGTGGTGGTCCTGCTGGCCGTCCACGCCCGGATTCCGCCGCTGCCGTTCGCGTTGACCAGCATCTGGCTGGCCAATACCGCCTCCCTGCTGCTGCCGGTGTCCAACCTGACCAACCTCCTGGCGCAGGACCGGCTGGGCCTGAGCCCTTGGCGCTTCGCCGGGCTGGTGTGGGCCCCGGCCCTGGTTGGCCTGCTGGTCCCCCTTGCCCTGCTGTGGCTGGCGTTCCGGCGGGACCTGCGCGGAACGTACAGACCGCAACCTGCGCATCCTGTCCGCGACCGGACCCTGCTGAAAGCCGCGGGGATCACGCTGGTGGTCCTGCTGCCCGCGCTGGTATCCGGACTGCCGGTCCAGTACCCGGCACTGGCCGCCGCCGCCGTCCTGGTGGCGGTCTTCCTCCGGCGCCGGCCCTCTGCTCTGCGGTGGTCCATGGTGCCCTGGCGGCCGCTGATGCTGACGGTGGGGCTGTTCATGCTGATGGAGGCCCTGCACGCGCACGGCCTCACCACCCTGCTGGCGGGTGTGGCCGGGACCGGGGACAGCCTGCCTGCCCTCCTGCAGCTGGCCGGCCTCGGCGCCGGCGCGGCCAATGCTGCCAACAACCTCCCCGCCTACCTGGCGCTGGAGCCGGTGGCCGGTTCCCCGGCACGGCTCGCAGCACTCCTCATCGGGGTGAACCTCGGCCCGCTGGTGACCCCGTGGGCCTCGCTGGCCACGCTGCTGTGGCACGAACGGCTCCGGGTGCTGAACGTGCCCATCAGGTGGGGCGGGTTCGCAGCGGCGGGGCTGGTGGCGGCGGCCCTGACCGTGCCGCTGGCCGTCCTGGCTCTGTGGGCCGTGTCCGGAATGCCCTGA
- a CDS encoding DUF1304 family protein, with product MSTVIQVLAVITGITLITVGLLEAFRYTDQRLHPIFLIRPEDTSAVRLWTINVGFYNIVWGLFGISGVVLANAGQVTVGRTIVAMMSIAHAILGVVLIISEPRLWISGIGQAFLPAVILWLMFVG from the coding sequence ATGAGTACGGTCATCCAGGTGCTTGCAGTCATCACCGGGATAACCCTTATCACTGTGGGCCTGCTGGAAGCTTTCCGGTACACGGACCAGCGCCTCCATCCCATCTTCCTGATCAGGCCGGAAGATACTTCCGCGGTGCGCCTTTGGACCATCAACGTGGGGTTCTACAACATCGTCTGGGGTTTGTTCGGGATATCCGGGGTGGTCCTCGCCAATGCCGGCCAGGTCACGGTGGGCCGGACCATCGTGGCCATGATGTCCATTGCCCACGCCATCCTCGGCGTCGTGCTGATCATCAGTGAACCCCGGCTGTGGATCAGCGGCATTGGCCAGGCGTTCCTCCCTGCCGTAATCCTTTGGCTGATGTTCGTGGGGTAA
- a CDS encoding VOC family protein: MGGVVHFEIPADDQERARKFYRNALGWRIEPVPGMDYNMVITTDMDDAGQSTTPGAINGGMMAREGQITSPVITIDVPDINSTLKSVEESGGSVLIPKNEVPGMGYTAYFKDSEGNVMGLWENLPAGTAGA, from the coding sequence ATGGGCGGCGTAGTGCATTTCGAGATCCCGGCGGACGACCAGGAACGGGCCAGGAAATTCTACCGGAACGCCCTGGGCTGGCGGATCGAACCGGTGCCCGGCATGGACTACAACATGGTCATCACCACGGACATGGACGACGCCGGGCAATCAACAACTCCAGGGGCCATCAACGGCGGGATGATGGCCCGCGAAGGACAGATCACCAGCCCGGTCATCACCATCGATGTGCCGGATATCAACTCAACCCTGAAGTCCGTAGAGGAATCCGGCGGTTCCGTGCTCATACCCAAAAACGAAGTTCCCGGCATGGGGTACACGGCCTACTTCAAGGACTCCGAAGGCAACGTCATGGGCCTCTGGGAGAACCTCCCCGCCGGGACCGCCGGCGCATAG
- a CDS encoding 3-methyladenine DNA glycosylase: protein MTIAEAPPRLAAAADVSLRWYPEAPYSLSRTIGPLLRGNSDPSFCVQGDVVWNAFTTPDGAATMRLAPSGGGDVGAPLVDIQAWGPGAAAAVQSAPRLLGADDDWQGFDEPAFHATLPRMVREARRRSVAVRLPSSGRMVDQLVPIILEQKVTVIEARRAYRYLVHRYGTPAPLAGTSTPGGLLVAPTASQWLQVPSWEWHKAGVGPQRSATVMRALRSAAALERLAALPALEAAEKMQAIPGIGVWTAAEVVQRTHGCPDSISVGDYHLAAYVGAALTGRRTDDAGMLRLLEPWRGHRQRVVRMIQATGFRKPTFGPRMTIQDHRGH from the coding sequence ATGACGATCGCAGAGGCACCTCCCCGGCTGGCAGCCGCGGCGGACGTGTCCCTGCGGTGGTATCCGGAGGCCCCCTACAGTCTTTCCCGGACCATTGGTCCGCTCCTGCGCGGCAACAGCGATCCCTCCTTCTGCGTGCAGGGGGACGTCGTCTGGAATGCCTTTACGACGCCGGACGGTGCGGCCACCATGCGGCTCGCCCCCTCGGGTGGCGGCGATGTGGGCGCGCCGTTGGTGGATATCCAGGCGTGGGGCCCCGGCGCCGCAGCTGCCGTGCAGTCGGCGCCCCGCCTGTTGGGAGCCGACGACGACTGGCAGGGTTTCGATGAACCGGCCTTCCATGCCACGCTGCCGCGCATGGTGCGGGAGGCCCGGCGCCGCAGCGTGGCGGTCCGGCTGCCTTCAAGCGGCCGCATGGTGGACCAGCTGGTGCCGATCATCCTGGAGCAGAAGGTGACGGTGATCGAGGCGCGGCGTGCCTACCGCTACCTGGTGCACCGCTACGGAACTCCGGCGCCCCTGGCAGGGACGTCCACGCCGGGCGGTTTGCTCGTGGCACCGACGGCCTCCCAGTGGCTGCAGGTTCCCAGCTGGGAGTGGCACAAGGCCGGAGTGGGACCCCAGCGCTCCGCCACCGTCATGCGCGCCCTGCGCTCCGCCGCCGCGCTTGAACGCCTCGCGGCGCTCCCCGCGCTGGAGGCAGCGGAGAAGATGCAGGCCATCCCGGGGATTGGGGTGTGGACCGCGGCCGAGGTGGTGCAGCGCACCCACGGCTGCCCGGACTCGATCTCGGTGGGCGACTACCACCTCGCGGCCTACGTGGGGGCCGCACTGACCGGACGCCGGACCGACGACGCCGGGATGCTCCGCCTGCTGGAGCCCTGGCGGGGGCACCGCCAGCGCGTGGTCAGGATGATCCAGGCCACCGGCTTCCGCAAACCCACCTTTGGCCCGCGGATGACCATCCAGGACCACCGGGGGCACTGA